The Deltaproteobacteria bacterium genome includes a window with the following:
- a CDS encoding MFS transporter — MNYLIVVSYVSLFILGFSDNLRGPLFPEIIKYFHVNDTLGAAYFAVTSLVSFFASYYIRKRKDTYFLLQVLNLGVLAIGVSFLIQSFSQNFLVLILGVFFLGISFGFLGVSQNNLVIQGSKPHSRSRMLTGLHSMYGISSLLSPLFVASFGFLGWKNILLISSLLSFLFFVIVYYLNSKRKKMFREGQAQNNKEIHPHLQWKEKTICFVISLYVVAEIMLGTRLALFMRRYFDSSLEESSFYVTLMFVFMMIGRLIVSFYPPKWPLKIQLVGSLISSISFLILGMYLNPFFMVLCGFTMAPFYPLALSYISELNPQKSSEIVSTTIAIQALFVVLMHLGVGSIADLTSLKIAFWIGPICMMASLILLFKTKKEVYE, encoded by the coding sequence ATGAATTATTTAATTGTGGTATCCTATGTGAGCTTATTTATCCTTGGTTTCTCAGATAATCTGAGGGGTCCCCTGTTTCCAGAGATTATTAAATACTTTCATGTTAATGACACCCTAGGAGCTGCCTATTTTGCAGTGACTTCCTTAGTTTCATTTTTTGCAAGTTATTATATTCGAAAACGAAAAGACACCTACTTTTTGCTACAAGTTTTAAATTTGGGTGTTCTTGCTATTGGTGTTTCCTTTTTAATTCAAAGTTTTTCTCAAAATTTTTTGGTCCTTATTCTTGGGGTTTTCTTCTTAGGAATCAGTTTTGGCTTTTTAGGCGTTAGTCAAAACAACTTGGTTATCCAGGGTTCAAAACCCCATAGCCGCTCACGGATGTTGACCGGCTTGCATTCGATGTATGGGATCTCTTCCTTGTTATCCCCCTTGTTTGTTGCCAGTTTTGGCTTTTTAGGATGGAAAAATATTTTGCTCATTTCTTCACTGCTTTCTTTTTTATTTTTCGTGATTGTTTATTATCTTAATTCAAAAAGAAAAAAAATGTTTCGAGAAGGGCAGGCTCAAAATAATAAAGAAATTCATCCTCATTTGCAATGGAAAGAGAAAACCATTTGTTTTGTCATTTCCCTCTATGTGGTTGCTGAAATCATGCTAGGGACACGATTAGCCTTGTTTATGCGTCGCTATTTTGATTCTTCGCTTGAGGAATCCAGTTTTTACGTAACCTTGATGTTTGTTTTTATGATGATAGGACGACTTATCGTTTCATTTTATCCGCCCAAATGGCCTTTAAAAATTCAATTAGTTGGGTCGTTAATTTCTTCGATTTCATTTTTAATCCTGGGTATGTATTTAAATCCCTTTTTTATGGTGCTCTGTGGGTTCACCATGGCTCCGTTTTATCCTCTAGCGCTGTCCTATATTTCAGAACTTAATCCCCAGAAGTCATCAGAAATTGTTTCGACAACTATTGCTATACAAGCCCTATTCGTTGTACTGATGCATCTTGGAGTTGGGAGTATTGCAGATTTAACTAGTTTAAAAATAGCTTTTTGGATAGGACCCATTTGCATGATGGCTTCGTTAATTTTACTTTTTAAAACTAAAA